In Desulfonatronospira thiodismutans ASO3-1, a single window of DNA contains:
- a CDS encoding antitoxin yields MKKETRTARLFKNGSSQAVRLPAEFRFDGHEVYVTRDETTGDVVLSSSPGANTWEDFFDLIHSLDVPEDFMTERPMNILPQESGVFDDAVNLETDKAV; encoded by the coding sequence ATGAAAAAAGAAACACGCACCGCCAGGTTATTTAAAAACGGTAGCAGCCAGGCTGTTCGCCTCCCTGCTGAGTTTCGTTTTGATGGCCATGAGGTATATGTTACTCGAGATGAAACAACAGGGGATGTGGTGCTTTCCAGCAGCCCCGGTGCTAATACCTGGGAAGATTTTTTCGATCTGATTCACTCCTTGGATGTGCCTGAAGATTTCATGACGGAGAGGCCCATGAATATTCTTCCTCAAGAAAGCGGTGTGTTTGATGATGCTGTCAACCTTGAAACTGACAAAGCAGTATGA
- a CDS encoding PIN domain-containing protein, which produces MLDTDITSYLIKGQSPDLEARLKKILPARICISVMTRAELKYGLKRLPADHRLHLAVHHLLKIVRILPWDVEAADWYAGIRYQLVSTGQPIGELDMMIAAHSLSAGAALVTNNVRHFQRINAPLILECWG; this is translated from the coding sequence ATGCTGGATACTGACATCACAAGCTATCTCATCAAGGGGCAATCTCCTGATCTTGAGGCAAGACTGAAGAAAATACTGCCTGCCAGGATTTGTATTTCAGTGATGACCCGCGCTGAGTTGAAATATGGCTTGAAACGCTTGCCTGCTGACCACCGTCTGCATCTGGCTGTGCACCACCTCCTTAAGATTGTTCGGATTTTGCCCTGGGATGTCGAGGCAGCTGACTGGTATGCCGGCATCCGGTATCAGCTGGTATCAACCGGCCAACCCATTGGTGAACTGGATATGATGATTGCGGCTCACTCATTATCTGCTGGAGCTGCGCTGGTTACAAACAATGTCCGCCACTTTCAGCGAATAAATGCCCCTCTGATCCTGGAATGCTGGGGGTAA